The window TCAAAATTATTTTAGATTTTAGAAAAATGTTTATTTTAAAGTGGTTAAATTTAAAATTTTTATTATTTTAATAGGTTATGCAAGAAATCTATTCAATTACAAGACCATTAAAGCAAATTATTTTATTTCATACCGATCGTGGTAATGAGTTTAAAAATAAAATTATTGATGAAATTTTAAGCACTTTTAAAATTAAAAGATCATTAAGCGCTAAAGGATGTCCTTATGATAATGCTGTGGCTGAAACAACTTACAAAACCTTTAAAACTGAATTTATCAAGGGTAAAAAATTTGAAAATTTAGAATAACTGCTGATTTAATAGTTTGTTTGAATTTATTGATTTTGACATTTTGGTGAGTAGTGTTCACTCATTTGTGAAATTTGACCAGTTTTAGGATTTTTAACAGTTCTT is drawn from Spiroplasma endosymbiont of Asaphidion curtum and contains these coding sequences:
- a CDS encoding HU family DNA-binding protein, producing the protein MYQVYNNKHLGKFMIVKKNARTVKNPKTGQISQMSEHYSPKCQNQ